In Fusobacterium nucleatum, the genomic stretch ATATTGTATAGGTATTTAAATTATTCAAATCAGAGAATATTCCAGCTTTTATTACTCTTATTATTCCTGTCATTATTCCCATTTGTAAATATGTATTGTCCTTTAACACTGAACTATAAAAAGTTTTAAAGAAATCCTTTGCTTTTTCATAATATTTATTATGATATGCTGATACCAGTGGTGCATCATATTCATCTATCAATACTACTACTTTTTTATTATACTTTTCATATAGAATTTTTGTAAGAAACTTTAATGAAGATTTTAGCCCTTCTAATTCTACTTCTTTATTAATAATTTTTTTTAATATTGATAAATCAAATTCATCTAATTCCTTAATTAAATATTTATGTTCAGAAAAAACCTCTTGTAACAAATTTTTAATTCCTCTTTCCATTTCTTCCCAAGTTCTTGCCTTTAAATCCTTTAAAGATAAAAATACAACTGGATATTGTCCTTGTTCTTTAAAATTTTCTGTTTTTTCTATATATAAATCTTTAAATAGTTTTCTATTTTCCTGGGCTTTTTTAATATCAAAAAAATATTTTAACATAGACATATTTAATGTTTTTCCAAATCTTCTTGGGCGTGCAAACAATTTTACTTTTGAGCCATCTTTAATTACTTCATCTATAAGGTTTGTTTTATCAAAATAATAATAATTTTCTTCTATTAACTCTTTAAAATCACTTAACCCTATTGGTAATTTTTTCATAATAAGTCCTCCTCTCTTTTCTTTTTTAATACATTATACCATATAAAAATTTTATTTTTTCTCTTCCATAATTCATAAATTATAAAAATTATATAACCAATTACAAGTGCATACACAACTGAAAACTTTAATAAAAGACAAGTAATAAGTGATAATAAAAATAATAAAATTGCAACTATACTTCCCATAAAAAAATCCCCCTATGTTATATTTAATTTTATTATACTTTAATTTTTATATTTTTAAAAGTATTTTACTTGTGCTATAATTATTTATAATAAAAAAACAACTTTATTTATCAAGGAGGAAAAAATGTTTGGATTATTCGGTGGAAAAAAGAAAAAAGAATTCATGAGTGATAATAGTAAAGCATATTTTCATATTTATTGTGCTAAAAATATCACTATTGATAATCAAAAATTTTCTGAGTTAGAACATATAAAGGGAGATGATTTAGAAGATGTTATAAAAGTATCTCCTACTACACATACAGTTACTGCTAACTACGATTTACCTGCTAACAGCCTATTCAATAAAAGAATAAAAGCAAAAGATATATCTATCAATTGTCCAGTAATTGAAGCAGGAAAACATTATGTTATTGCAATTTATGAAGTAACACCAGAAGTTGCTTCAACAGAAGAAAATACACTTATGGATTACATACATGCTGAAGAATTAGAAAAAGGTTACAGCATCTGTTTATATAGAAAAAAATAAGAGGAGGATATAGATGAGAATAAGATTATCAGGTGAAATAGGTGGAATGGTTATTGTAGTTATTGCTGGTGTCATTGCTGCTTCAATTATTGATGGTATTCTGTCATTTATTGAGAAACATGTAGTTAAGGATAATGAAGGAGGGAAAAAAATGTTTTCTCTCATAAGAAAAGTCAATTGGATTTTCTTTATACTATTTATTGTTCTTGATTTAACGAATATTTTTCCATTGATTAGAACTATTCTATTTGCAATACTTTCACATTAATAAAATATAATAAACTGCACCAAAATTAAAAAATTAAGGTGCAGTTTTTTTATAAATTTTAGTCTTTAATTGGTACATATAAAGTTCCTATATCTTTACGATAATAATTATCTTTAAATGAAATTTCTTTTATACTTTTATAAGTTTCTTCAATAGCTTTTTCTAAATTATCTTGAATAGAAACAACATTTAAAACTCTACCACCATTAGTATAGAATTTATCATTTTCTTCTTTTACACCTGCAAAGAAAATTTTAGTGTCAGACTTATTTGAATCAAATTTCTCTAAACCACTAATAAGATTTCCTTTTTCATATTTAACAGGATATCCTCCTGCTGCCATAACCACACAACAAGCTGATTTATCTTCCCAATCAATTTTTATATTTTTTAAATCTTTATTTAAAGCTGAATTAATTATATCTAAAAAATCAGATTTCATTAAAGGTAAGACTGCTTGTGTTTCAGGATCGCCCATTCTCATATTATATTCAAGTAAATAAACTTCTCCATTTGCAACCATCAGTCCAAAAAATATTATCCCTGCAAAATTCATTTTCTCTGACTTAATACCTTTTAAAGTAGGATTTAAAATATTTTGTATAAATTTTTCTTCAATAGTTTTTGTATAATATGGATTAGGTGCTATTACTCCCATACCACCAGTATTTAAGCCAGTTTCTTTTTCAGATATTTTTTTATGATCCTTAGCAGATATAAAAGGTATTATCACTTCTGAATCTGTAATAGACAAAACAGAAATTTCAACCCCATCTAAAAATTCTTCTATTACAACAGTATCTCCTGCTGCTGCAAATACTTTATTAGTCATCATATCATTTAAAGTGTTTTCTGCTTCTTTTCTATTTTGTACAATTATAACTCCTTTACCAGCCGCAAGTCCACTTGCTTTTATCACAACTGGATAAGACATTTTATCTAAATATTTTATAGCTTTTTCTTTATCAGTAAAAGATTGATATTTAGCAGTCTTAACTCCATATTTTTGCATAAAATCCTTAGCAAAAGCCTTTGAACCTTCAAGCATTGCAGCCTTTTTATTTGGTCCAAATATAGTTAAATTATTTTTTTGAAATTTATCAACTATACCATCAACTAATAGCTCTTCACTTCCAACTATTGTTAAATCAACTTTTTCTTTTAATGCAAAATTTAAAATATCATCAGAAGTTTTTAAATTTATATTTTCACAATTTTTAATAACCTTATTATAAGCATTTCCTGGTGCAGCAAATATCTTTTTTACTTTTTGATTTTGAGAAATTTTCCAGGCTATTGCATGCTCTCTTCCACCAGAACCAACTATTAAAACTTTCATTATCCCTCCAAAAAATTAATGTTTAAAATGTCTTAATTTTGAAAATATCATAGAAATATTATTTTTATCACATTCTTCAATAGAATCTTTATCATTTACAGAACCACTAGGTTGAATTATAGCTTTAACACCATATTTAGCAGCAAGTTCTACAACATCTTTAAATGGAAAGAATGCATCTGAAGAAAGTACAACATCAGTTGCATTAAATCTTTCTTTTGCTCTTTCCAGTGCTTTTTCAGCAGCCCAAATTCTACTTACTTCTCCTCCACCTATCCCTAATGTTTGTAAATTTTTAGCTACAACAATAGCATTTGATTTTACAAATTTCACAACCTTTAAAGCAAATATTAAATCTTTTTCTTCTTGATTTGTAGGTTTAACTTTTGTTACAACTTTCAAATCTTCATATAATTTATTATCTGTATCTTGAACTAAAATTCCACCATCAACTTTTATTAATTCTTTTTTATCATTTGGTTTATTTTTACATTCAATTAGTCTTATATTTTTCTTCTTAGTCAAAATTTCTAAGGCAGATTTTGAAAAACTTGGTGCTATTATAATTTCTAAAAATATTTCATTTAATAATTTTGCAGTTACTTCATTAACTTCTTTATTAAAAGCTATTATTCCCCCAAAAATAGACACTGGATCTGTTTCATAGGCTTTTTTATAAGCCTCTTCTACATTATTTCCTAATGCTACTCCACAAGGTGTGGAATGTTTTACTGCACAACAACAAATTTCATCAAAGTCTGAAACAACTTTCCAAGCCAAGTCCATATCTCTAATATTATTATACGAAAGTTCTTTTCCATTAAGTTGTTTAAAATCTTTCATAGCTCCATCAGACATATTATCAGTATAGTATGCAGCTTTTTGATGAGAATTTTCTCCATATCTCATTTCCATAGATTTTTTATATGATAAATTTAGATATTCTGGAAAATCTTCATCTAATAAAAATTGTGATATAGCTGCATCATAAGCAGAAGTCAAATTAAATACTTTTCCTGCTAATTTTTTTCTAGTTTCATAAGAAACATTATTAGAGTTATTAATTTCTTCTTTTACAAGTTCATAGTCTTTAACATCAGAAATAACAACAACATCTTTAAAAGATTTAGCAGCAGATCTAAGCATAGTAGGTCCACCTATATCAATAAATTCAATTTTTTCTTCAAAAGATAAATCTTCTTTAACTTTTTCAAAAAAAGGATAAAGATTTACTATAACATAATCAATAGTATCTATGTTTCTTTCTTTTAAAGTCCTCATATGTTCTTCATTATCTCTTAATGCTAAAATTCCACCATGTATATTTGGATGTAAAGTTTTAACTCTGCCATCTAACATTTCTTCAAAATTTGTTACTTTACTAACTTCAATAACTTCAATATTATTTTCTTTTAAATATTTATATGTTCCACCAGTAGAAATAATTTCTATTCCTTTACTAATTAGAAACTTTGCAAAATCCAATATACCTGTTTTATCATATACTGAAATTAAAGCTCTTTTTTTCATATCTATTTCCCTTTCTATTTGTATTATTACCATTTTAGATGTATAATTAATGCTTGTCTTTTATAATCAGCAATTTTCATAAATAGTTTAGTTATAAATTTAAGTTTTTTTCTAAGAAGTTCTCTAGCATCTTTAAAAAAAATAAGTTCTTCTACTAATATAGTATCTGTTTTTTTAGAAAAATCAACACTATCCTCTATATAGAAATGCATTAATGCTTCTAGGTTTCCAGTTCTCCTAATATACCAGTTAGCAAATTTTAATCCAGTTTTTTTCCTTGCAGTATCAAAAATTAACTCACCATAAGGAAATTCTTTTTTTAAATTTTTAATAAATTCAATAATCTTATCTTCAAAAAAATATTGAAATACTCCTGAAACAATTAAAAGTGTCGGTATAGAGGTATCAATTTGCTCTTTCCATTCCATTTCAAACATATCCCCAGCTATTAATGTTTCTTGTTTTCTTTCACCAAAATATTTTTTACGAATTTCAATTACCTCTGGAAGATCTATACCATAATAATTTACTTCTCCTAGTCCACATTTTTGAGTTATACGATCATAAGCTGTTTCTAAACCTATTCCTAGTAAAACAATATTAGATATTTTATGTTCTTCAATAAATTTAATTATCATCTTATCCATATTATAGTATCTAGCAGCATAAGCCATATTTGTATATTCAAAACTACCTTTGGAAATACCAGATGTAAATTTTTCTTCTATTTTTAATGCCATTTCATCATAAAAATATTCTGGAAATTTTTTTGACACATAAATTCTTCCATATAATGGTACATATAATGTATTAGCTACTCCATCTAATTTTTCCATAGGCTGTCCTCCTCACAAATTATTTTATTATATTTTACAATAGTTTTTTAATAGTTTCAATCAATTATTAATGCTCTTTTTTATTAATTCTTTTACAACTCTTGGTAATAATTTCCATTCTCTTTCTAAAACTATTTTTTGTATTTCTTCTGGAGATTTTGCCATACTTATATCAACTTTATCTTGTGCAATGATTTCACCAGCATCAACATTTGAAATAACATAATGTACCGTACAACCACTTTCTTTATCTCCATTTTCAAAAACTGCCTGATGAACTTTTAAACCATACATTCCTTTACCTCCATATTTTGGTAGCAATGAGGGATGTATATTTATAATTTTATTTTTATATTTTTCTAATATTTCTCCATCTAATATAGATAAAAATCCTGCCAATACAATTAAATCAGGTTTTTTTTCTTCAAATATTTTTAATAAATTTTTAGAAATTTCTTTATCTCTATTTAGAAGAATAAAATCAATTTTATATTCATCTGCAATACTTTTTGCCTTACACTCTCTATCAGCAATTATACAATCTATTTTTATATTATTTTTTATTAGTTGCAACATATTAGTTCCACTACCAGATACTAACACTATTATTTTAAACATAAAGAATGATCTCCTTTTTCAATATGCCCTATTTCATAAGCTGTTTCCCCTAATGAATTTAATAATTCAATAATAGGCTCAACATCTTTTTCTTCCACAACCAAAGTAAAACCTACTCCCATATTGAAAGTTCCAAATAATTCTTCTTCTTTTATTTTGCTTCTTTCAGCAATTAATTTAAAAATTTCAAGAACTTTTACTTTATCTTTAAATACAACAGGAGATAAATCTTTTCCCATACAACGAGGTAAATTTTCAAACAGACCTCCACCTGTTATATGTGCCATACCATTCACATTAAATTTTTCTAAAACTTTTAATATAGGTTTTACATAAATTTTTGTAGGAGTTAATAAGACATCTCCCATAGTTACATTCTCCTCATATTCTTTTAAAGAAATTTTTTCATTATAATCAGTAAATACTTTTCTTACTAACGAATATCCATTGCTATGAAATCCACTTGAGGCTACTGCTATTATTTTATTTCCTTCTTTAACTTTTGAACCATCTATTAAATTTTCTTTTTCAACTATTCCAACACAAAAACCAGCTATATCATAATCTCCTTCTTTATAGAAACCTGGCATTTCAGCTGTTTCTCCACCTATTAAGGCTGCATAAGATTGTAAACAACCTTCTGTAACTCCTGAAACTAATTGTGCTGCAATTTCTGCATCAAGTTTTCCACAAGCTAAATAATCTAAGAAAAATAATGGTTTTGCACCATGACATAATACATCATTTACACACATAGCTACACAGTCTATACCAACTGTATCGTATTTTTTTTGTTTCATTGCAATTTCTAATTTTGTTCCGACTCCATCAGTACCAGAAATTAAAACAGGATTTTTGTATTGTCCTAATTCATACATAGCTCCAAAGCTACCTAAATTTGTTAGAACAGATTTATTATGAGTTTTTAAAACATTTTTTTTCATTAATTCAACTGCTTTGTAACCTTCTTCTTTATCAACACCTGAATCTTTATAAGATTTTATCATTTTTCCCCCTATTACTCCTCTTCTTCCTTAAAGCAACCCATATAGAAATCATTTCCACCATTTAAAATCTTCTTTAAATTTTTTAATGAAAGGTAATCCAAAGTTGTTGCTCCTATTGCTTTTCTAATTTCTTCAACACTCATATAGCTTCCCATCAATTTATTATTAGGATCTATATTTACTCCAAAATATGATTCTTCTACAACAACAGGAGAAGCTGATCTAAAATGAACTTCTTTTGCTCCTGCCTCAAATAAAATATCTATCAATTTTTTTGAAGTTGTTCCACGAACAATAGAATCATCTATAACAACAACTCTTTTTCCCTTAATTAATTCTTTAATTGGATTTAATTTAACTCTTACTGCTCTTTCTCTTAACTCTTGGGCAGGAGCAATAAATGTTCTTCCTACATATTTATTTTTTAAGAGTGCTGCTGAATAAGGTATTCCACTTGCTTCAGCATATCCTATCCCTGCTGGAACACCTGAATCAGGAACTCCTATAACAATATCAGCCTCTATTGGATTTTGTTCATATAGACATCTACCTGTTTTATGTCTAAAATCATAAACACTTATACCATCTATAACACTATCAGGTCTTCCAAAATAAATATATTCAAATGAGCTTGCTTTTTTTCTACTAGATTTATATTTTATGCTTTCCACTCCATTATCATCTATAACTACCATCTCTCCTGCTTCTATATCTCTTACAAATTTAGCACCAATAGCATCTAATGCACAAGATTCAGAAGCTAGAACATACATATCATCTTCAACTATTTTTCCTAAACATAATGGTCTTAATCCTTCTGGGTCACGAACACCAATTAATTTATCATTTATTATCATTGCAAGTGTAAAACAACCTCTCAATTTTTCAACAGTTTTTAAAACTGCTTCCTTATATCCATATTTTCCATAGATACTTAAAAGTTTTAAAATTATTTCTGTGTCTATTCCTGTTTGGAATAATGAACCATTAGCTAATAATTCTTGTTTTAACTCAACTTTATTTAGCAAATCACCATTATGTACAAGAGATATATAACCCATAGCAGATTCTCCACCAATAGGTTGACAATTTCTTGCAGAAACTGTATTTTTGCTACCGTATCTTGTGTGTGCTATTAAGATATTTCCAATATATTTTTGGAAATCTTCAACTTTAAAAACATCTGATACAAGCCCAACATTTTTAACAGTTTTTATTCTCACTTCTCCATTAGTGATTGAATCACAAATAGTATATCCTGCCCCTTCTTGCCCTCTATGTTGTAAAGCATACATTCCATAATATGCAATTCCTACTAAATCCTTTCTAACTTTCTTTGAGTGTAAAGCCAATATTCCCATTTTTTTATTGATACTCCTTTTATAGTTTAACTAATTATTTACTTTCAGTTAATCTTTTAACCACTTCTATATATGCTTCTTCTATATTTCCTAAATCTCTTCTGAATCTATCTTTATCTAATTTTTCTCCTGTTTTTTTATCCCATAATCTACAAGTATCAGGAGTGATTTCATCGGCAAGTAAAATTTCTCCCTTAGAATTTTTACCAAATTCAATTTTAAAATCTACTAATGTTATTCCTATCTTATCAAATTTTTCTTTTAAAAGATTATTTATTTTAGCAGTTATTTCATAGATTTTATTTAGTTCATCATAAGTTGCTATTCCTAAAGCAACTGCATGATGGTCATTTATTAAAGGATCTCCATATTCATCATTTTTATAACAAATTTCAAATATAGTGTTGTTTATTTTAGTTCCTTCTTTTATTCCAAGTCTTTTAGCCATAGAACCAGCTATTATATTTCTAACTATAACTTCAAGAGGAAATATTTTTACTCTTTGACATAGTTGATCTCTATCATTTAATTTTTTTACAAAATGAGTTTTTATTCCATTTTTTTCTAACATATTAAATATCAAAGTTGTTATTTCATTATTCATTATCCCTTTATTGTGAATAGTTCCTTTTTTTGCTCCATTTCCTGCTGTTGCATCATCTTTATAGTGAACAATAACTAAATCCTTATCATCAGTTTCATATAATTGTTTTGCCTTTCCTTCATAAATAAATTTACCTTTTTCCATCTTTATTCCTCCCTTAATTTATAATTCTATATGTATATTTTTTTTGAAATCTTCTTTCATTTCTTTTCTAAATTTTAAAAGTTTTGCTCTTAATTCTTTGTTTCCAACTGCTAATATTTCCACTGCTAACATTCCTGCATTATATGAATTATTTATCCCTACTGTTGCAACAGGAATTGATTTAGGCATTTGTACTATTGAAAACAGTGCATCTAAACCTTCTACTGCAGCTTTTATAGGTACTCCTATCACAGGTAAAATTGTTTTTGAAGCAATAACTCCTGGTAAATGTGCTGCAAGCCCCGCACCTGCAATGATAACTCCATAACCTTCTTTCTCAAATTTTTCTAATGTTTCCTCTAAAAGTTCTGGAACTCTATGTGCTGATAAAATATGTGCAGAGTATTCTATCCCAAATTTTTTTAAACAATCTGCTGCTCCTTTCATCACATCAACATCTGATTTACTTCCAAATATAATTCCTACTTTCATTTTTCCTCCATTTATTTAAAATATTTAATTCCATTTAATATTAAGTTTTGATTTTTATTACCATCTATATTTTTAAATGTATTTCTTGAATATCTTTCTGAGTGCCCCATTTTTCCAAAAATTCTACCATCAAGAGATATAATTCCTTCAATAGCAAAACTAGAACCATTAGGATTGAATCTAAATTCATTTGTAGCTTCTAAATCAAAGTTTACATATTGAGTTGCTATTTGCCCATTTTCAAATAATTTTTTTAAGACTTCATCACTAGCATAGAATCTTCCTTCGCCATGTGATACAGGTATATCAAATGTTTCACCTATTTCAAAAGATGATAACCAAGGAGAACTATTTGTAACTATTTTTGTTTTTACCATTTGAGAAATATGTCTACCTATCTTATTAAATGTAAGAGTAGGAGAATTTTCATGAACATTTCCAATTTCTCCATAAGGTAATAATCCAGATTTAACTAAGGCTTGGAAACCATTACATACACCTAAAATAAGTCCATCTCTATCTAAGAAAGCCTTTATTTCATCCATAAGTTTAGGATTTTGTAAAACTGCTGCCATAAATTTGCCTGAACCATCAGGCTCATCTCCTGCACTAAATCCACCAGGTAGAACAAATATTTGAGAATTCCTTAAATCTTTGCACATTTCATCAACTGATTCAACTAAATGATTTTGTGTTAAATTTCTAAGTAAAGTTATTTTTGCCTCTCCACCATTTTCATTAAATCTATTATACATATCATATTCAGAGTTAGTTCCTGGGAAAGCAGCTATAACAACCCTTGGTTTAGCAAGAGTTATAGATGATTTATAGATTTTCTTTTCTCCAACTTTATTTTTAATATCATAAGTTTCTATTTTTTCTTCTAACTTATATGGGAAAATAGGATTTAATTTATTTAACCAAGTTGTTTCAACTTCTTCTAAGTCAATATTTTCTCCATTTACCTTTCCTTCAAACTTATCTGTAACTTCACCTAAATAAATAGCATTTTTATATGATAATTCTTCTGTTGCTTCAATCAAAATAGAAGCTGGCTTTAAACTAAATAAATCTACATCTTTATTATTAATTTCAAAACCTAATCTATTTCCAAAGCTCATTTTTGATAATGCTTCTGCAACTCCACCCATTTTTATAACCATTGCAGATACTATTTTTTTATCTTTTATATTTTTTAATACAAAGTCAAAATTTTCTTTTAATTCTTCACTATCAAATAAGAAATCTTTTTGGTTAATTTTATTTTCAACTAAATATATTTTATTTTTAGCTTTTTTAAATTCAGTTGAAATAACATCATTTACATTTACAGGACTAACTGCAAATGAAATTAATGTAGGAGGTACAGATATATCATTAAATGTTCCACTCATAGAATCTTTACCACCAATGGCTGCCACAACAAAATCTTTTTGCACTTTCATAGCTCCAAGTAATGCCAGAAATGGTTTTGACCATTTATATGAATCTTTACCAAGTTTTTCAAAATATTCTTGGAATGAAAGTCTAGCAGTTTTATAGTCCACTCCTGCTGCTACCAATTTAGCCAATGATTCTACCACTGCATAGATAGCTCCATGATATGTAGACCATTCAGAAATATAAGGATTAAATCCCCAAGTTATAGCAGAAGCAGTATCTGTGTTTTTATCTAAAACAGGGAATTTCATTATAGAAACATCAGTTGGACTCATTTGATATTTCCCACCAAATGCTGCTAATATAGTTCCTCCTCCAACAGAAGAGTCAAACATTTCAACTAAACCTTTTTGAGAAGCAACATTTAATTTTTTAATATTATGTAGCCATTTCTTTTCTAAACTGCTATCAGAAGTTTTAAATTTTTCAAAAATATTTTCATCTTTATAATCTCTAACTTCTATATCTATATTTTGCTTAACTCCATTAGTATTTAAAAAATCTCTTGAAATATCAACTATTGCTTTTCCTTTCCAATTCAAAGTCAATCTATTTTTATCTGTTACATAACCTACAACTGTTCCAAGTAAATTTTCTTCATCTACATATTTTAAAAATTTTTCTGTATCTTCTTTTGAAACTATAACTGCCATTCTTTCTTGTGATTCAGATATAGCAAGTTCTGTTCCATTTAATCCTTCATATTTAACAGGAACTAAGTCAAGATTTACTTCAACTCCATCTGCAAGCTCTCCAATAGCAACTGAAACTCCTCCTGCTCCAAAGTCATTGCATTTTTTAATAAGTTTTGTGGCATTTGGATTTCTAAATAATCTTTGTATCTTTCTTTCTTCTGGTGCATTACCTTTTTGAACTTCTGCCCCACATAATAAAAGTGATTTATCATTATGTTCCTTAGAAGAACCTGTTGCTCCTCCACAACCATCTCTTCCAGTTTTTCCACCTATAATAATTATGCTATCAGTAGGTACAGGAGATTTTCTAACTACATTTTCCACAGGTGCAGCTGCAACAACAGCTCCAACTTCCATTCTTTTTGCCTTATATCCATCATGATAAATTTCAGATACCAATGTAGTTGCAATTCCTATTTGATTTCCGTAAGAAGAATAACCACTAGCTGCTCCTGTTGTTATTTTCTTTTGAGGTAATTTTCCTTTTAAAGTTTCTTCAATAGTTTCAAGTGGATTTCCAGAGCCAGTAACCCTTATTGCTTGATATACATAAGCTCTTCCAGATAATGGATCTCTTATAGCTCCTCCCAAACAAGTTGAAGCTCCTCCAAATGGTTCTATTTCAGTTGGATGATTATGAGTTTCATTTTTAAACATCAATAACCATTTTTCAATGCCTTTCTTTCCTTCAAAATCTTCTACTTCAACATCTACATAGACAGAACAAGCATTGTTTTCTTCTGAAACTTCTAAATTATCTAATTTCTCTTCTTTCTTTAAATATTTTGCAACTATTGTTGCCATATCCATTAGAGAAACATCTCTTTTCTTAGAAACATCTTTTTTTAATTTTAAATAATCATTAAATTCTTTTTCCATTTGTTTTCCAAATTCGGAGTTAGGAAAAGTAACTTTATTTATTTTTGTTTCAAATGTTGTATGTCTACAATGGTCAGACCAATAAGTATCCAAAACTTTTATTTCAGTTTCAGTAGGATTTCTTCCTATTGTCTTAAAATGCTCTTGAATAAATTTTAAATCTTCAAAAGACATAGAAAGTCCTAAATCAACTCTCATTTTTTCTAAATCTTTGTCATTTAAAGAAGTAAAATTATTGTAAGTAATAACCTCTGAATTAAATAAGATTTCCTCTTTCTTTAATACAGATAAATCTTTTTCTCTCATTTCAATAGGATTGATATAGAATTTTTTTATTTTATTTAATTCTACATCACTAAGCTCATCATTTAATATAATAATCTTTGAAGTCAATACATCAGCATTTTGTTTTGTACTTGACACTATATCAATACATTGTAAGGCTGAATCTGCCCTTTGATCAAATTGTCCTGGCAA encodes the following:
- the purE gene encoding 5-(carboxyamino)imidazole ribonucleotide mutase; the protein is MKVGIIFGSKSDVDVMKGAADCLKKFGIEYSAHILSAHRVPELLEETLEKFEKEGYGVIIAGAGLAAHLPGVIASKTILPVIGVPIKAAVEGLDALFSIVQMPKSIPVATVGINNSYNAGMLAVEILAVGNKELRAKLLKFRKEMKEDFKKNIHIEL
- a CDS encoding phosphoribosylformylglycinamidine synthase gives rise to the protein MSDLRFFVEKKKCFDLDAKRLEKQFREELGININDLRLINCYDIFNLNDNKEDIEKIKKMILSEPVTDTITTELDLKGKKYFAVEFLPGQFDQRADSALQCIDIVSSTKQNADVLTSKIIILNDELSDVELNKIKKFYINPIEMREKDLSVLKKEEILFNSEVITYNNFTSLNDKDLEKMRVDLGLSMSFEDLKFIQEHFKTIGRNPTETEIKVLDTYWSDHCRHTTFETKINKVTFPNSEFGKQMEKEFNDYLKLKKDVSKKRDVSLMDMATIVAKYLKKEEKLDNLEVSEENNACSVYVDVEVEDFEGKKGIEKWLLMFKNETHNHPTEIEPFGGASTCLGGAIRDPLSGRAYVYQAIRVTGSGNPLETIEETLKGKLPQKKITTGAASGYSSYGNQIGIATTLVSEIYHDGYKAKRMEVGAVVAAAPVENVVRKSPVPTDSIIIIGGKTGRDGCGGATGSSKEHNDKSLLLCGAEVQKGNAPEERKIQRLFRNPNATKLIKKCNDFGAGGVSVAIGELADGVEVNLDLVPVKYEGLNGTELAISESQERMAVIVSKEDTEKFLKYVDEENLLGTVVGYVTDKNRLTLNWKGKAIVDISRDFLNTNGVKQNIDIEVRDYKDENIFEKFKTSDSSLEKKWLHNIKKLNVASQKGLVEMFDSSVGGGTILAAFGGKYQMSPTDVSIMKFPVLDKNTDTASAITWGFNPYISEWSTYHGAIYAVVESLAKLVAAGVDYKTARLSFQEYFEKLGKDSYKWSKPFLALLGAMKVQKDFVVAAIGGKDSMSGTFNDISVPPTLISFAVSPVNVNDVISTEFKKAKNKIYLVENKINQKDFLFDSEELKENFDFVLKNIKDKKIVSAMVIKMGGVAEALSKMSFGNRLGFEINNKDVDLFSLKPASILIEATEELSYKNAIYLGEVTDKFEGKVNGENIDLEEVETTWLNKLNPIFPYKLEEKIETYDIKNKVGEKKIYKSSITLAKPRVVIAAFPGTNSEYDMYNRFNENGGEAKITLLRNLTQNHLVESVDEMCKDLRNSQIFVLPGGFSAGDEPDGSGKFMAAVLQNPKLMDEIKAFLDRDGLILGVCNGFQALVKSGLLPYGEIGNVHENSPTLTFNKIGRHISQMVKTKIVTNSSPWLSSFEIGETFDIPVSHGEGRFYASDEVLKKLFENGQIATQYVNFDLEATNEFRFNPNGSSFAIEGIISLDGRIFGKMGHSERYSRNTFKNIDGNKNQNLILNGIKYFK